From the Quercus lobata isolate SW786 chromosome 6, ValleyOak3.0 Primary Assembly, whole genome shotgun sequence genome, one window contains:
- the LOC115949593 gene encoding probable prolyl 4-hydroxylase 10: MAKPRYSRLPGRKPPSPSSSSTMMLTMLIMCTFVILILLALGILSIPSASDSPKANDLSSIVHNTVHDVVEEGRPEQWVEVISWEPRAFVYHNFLTQEECEYLISLAKPNMQKSTVVDSATGKSRDSRVRTSSGTFLARGRDKIIRNIEKKIADFTFLPMDHGEGVQVLHYEVGQKYEPHFDYFLDEFNTKNGGQRMATVLMYLSDVEEGGETVFPSAKGNISAVPWWNELSDCGKEGLSVKPKMGDALLFWSMKPDASLDPSSLHGGCPVIKGNKWSATKWVRVNEYKI, from the exons ATGGCGAAGCCGAGGTACTCGCGGCTACCAGGTCGGAAACCGCCGTCGCCGTCGTCGTCGTCGACAATGATGTTGACCATGCTCATCATGTGCACCTTCGTCATTCTCATTCTCCTTGCCCTAGGGATCCTCTCGATTCCAAGCGCTTCCGATTCGCCTAAGGCCAACGATCTCAGCTCCATTGTACACAACACCGTCCACGA TGTTGTAGAGGAAGGGAGACCAGAGCAGTGGGTTGAAGTGATCTCTTGGGAGCCTAGAGCTTTTGTTTACCACAATTTCTTG ACCCAGGAGGAATGTGAATATCTAATCAGTCTTGCGAAGCCTAACATGCAAAAGTCAACAGTTGTGGATAGTGCAACTGGAAAGAGTAGAGATAGCAG GGTTCGTACAAGCTCTGGAACATTTCTGGCAAGAGGACGTGATAAGATTATTAGGAACATTGAGAAAAAGATTGCTGATTTCACCTTTTTACCTATGG ATCACGGGGAAGGGGTTCAAGTGCTCCACTACGAAGTTGGACAAAAATATGAGCCTCACTTTGACTACTTCCTTGATGAGTTCAACACTAAAAATGGGGGTCAGCGTATGGCTACAGTTCTTATGTATCT CTCAGACGTTGAAGAAGGGGGTGAGACAGTGTTTCCTTCGGCCAAGGGGAATATTAGCGCGGTGCCTTGGTGGAACGAGCTATCTGATTGTGGAAAAGAAGGACTTTCTGTTAAACCAAAGATGGGTGATGCTTTGCTTTTCTGGAGCATGAAGCCTGATGCTAGTCTAGATCCATCAAGTTTGCACG GTGGTTGCCCTGTGATCAAGGGGAACAAGTGGTCAGCTACAAAATGGGTGCGTGTAAATGAGTACAAGATTTGA
- the LOC115993722 gene encoding GDP-Man:Man(3)GlcNAc(2)-PP-Dol alpha-1,2-mannosyltransferase, producing MAIAYVIWGVITAISALIIKLSLHIITGRRNRKRAVGFFHPYTNDGGGGERVLWCAVKAIQEETADLHIDCVVYTGDHDASPHSLAARALDRFGVNLIHPPKVVHLYKRKWVEETTYPHFTMIGQSLGSVYLSWEALCKFTPLYYFDTSGYAFTYPLARMFGCKVICYTHYPTISLDMISRVRERNSMYNNDALIAQSIWLSRCKILYYTIISWMYGFVGSCAHLAMVNSSWTQSHIEKLWRIPHRTKRVYPPCDTSGLQVLPLERPSKTPIIISVAQFRPEKAHTLQLEAFSVALKKLDADLPRPKLQFVGSCRNNSDEERLQNLKNKAIELKVDGDVEFHKNLMYRDLVRLLGGAVAGIHSMTDEHFGISVVEFMAAGAIPIAHNSAGPKMDIVLEEDGQQTGFLACSVEEYADAILKIIRMSESERLEMASAARSRAGRFSEQRFYQDFKAAIQPILNRGS from the exons ATGGCTATCGCATATGTGATATGGGGCGTGATCACTGCTATCTCAGCCTTGATTATCAAACTATCTCTCCACATAATCACTGGCAGACGGAACAGAAAGAGAGCCGTGGGGTTCTTCCACCCTTACACCAACGATGGCGGCGGCGGAGAGCGAGTGCTTTGGTGCGCCGTCAAAGCCATCCAAGAAGAGACTGCGGACCTTCACATTGACTGCGTCGTCTACACCGGCGACCACGACGCCTCGCCTCACAGCTTGGCGGCTCGCGCTCTCGATCGATTCGGAGTCAACCTAATTCACCCTCCTaag GTGGTGCATCTATATAAAAGGAAGTGGGTTGAAGAAACCACTTACCCTCACTTCACTATGATTGGTCAAAGTCTGGGTTCAGTCTATCTCTCATGGGAAGCTTTGTGCAAGTTTACtccattatattattttgacaCTAGTGGATATGCTTTTACGTATCCACTTGCACGGATGTTTGGATGCAAAGTTATCTGTTATACCCATTACCCTACTATCAGTTTAGACATGATATCTCGTGTTCGTGAACGAAACTCAATGTATAACAATGATGCCTTGATTGCGCaaag TATTTGGCTATCCCGGTGCAAAATCCTCTATTACACAATTATTAGCTGGATGTATGGATTTGTAGGCTCTTGTGCGCACCTTGCTATGGTCAACTCTTCATGGACTCAGTCTCATATTGAAAAGCTTTGGAGAATTCCTCACCGAACTAAGCGAGTGTATCCTCCTTGTGATACTTCAGGACTTCAG GTTCTTCCTTTGGAAAGACCTTCTAAAACTCCAATAATAATATCCGTAGCTCAATTTCGTCCAGAGAAG GCACACACTCTCCAACTTGAGGCCTTTTCAGTTGCTCTTAAAAAGCTAGACGCAGACTTGCCTAGACCTAAACTTCAATTTGTGGGTAGTTGTCGAAACAATTCAGACGAGGAAAGActgcaaaatttgaaaaataaagctATTGAACTAAAGGTGGATGGGGATGTGGAATTTCATAAGAATCTGATGTACAG GGACTTGGTGAGACTTTTGGGTGGTGCTGTTGCAGGAATCCACTCAATGACAGATGAACATTTCGGCATAAGTGTTGTTGAGTTTATGGCTGCAGGCGCAATTCCAATTG CTCATAATTCTGCTGGCCCAAAGATGGACATTGTCTTAGAAGAAGATGGACAGCAAACAGGATTTCTTGCCTGCAGTGTGGAAGAATATGCAGATGCCATCCTGAAAATTATAAGGATGTCTGAATCTGAGAGGCTCGAGATGGCTTCAGCTGCAAGGAGCCGAGCAGGCAGATTTTCTGAGCAAAGATTTTATCAAGATTTCAAAGCTGCAATCCAGCCAATTCTAAACCGTGGTTCCTAA
- the LOC115994473 gene encoding uncharacterized protein LOC115994473: MKQLEETKIGGAKTKQVVPPPPPPLPQLPRFWVKKSFTESVTNQEIAKFWRQKRIEEEDHLLAAIKAAARIRARNLSEEDYKCFEDSLKDEDEDTMENNTAVTASDSKNNEIRVGIKDWWTKSKYAYLNQPAIKSMDPSKRRTSTYIPNCLHYKPTPLYPTSLGVF; encoded by the exons ATGAAGCAATTAGAGGAAACTAAAATTGGTGGTGCAAAGACAAAACAGGTGGTTCCACCACCTCCTCCACCTCTGCCACAACTTCCAAGGTTCTGGGTTAAGAAGAGTTTTACAGAAAGTGTGACAAATCAAGAGATTGCCAAATTCTGGAGGCAGAAGCGCATTGAGGAAGAAGATCACCTTCTTGCTGCCATCAAGGCTGCAGCTCGAATTAGGGCCCGAAATCTTTCA GAGGAAGACTACAAGTGCTTTGAGGATTCCTTGAAGGATGAGGATGAAGATACCATGGAGAACAACACAGCAGTCACTGCCAGTGACAGCAAGAACAATGAAATTCGTGTGGGAATAAAGGACTG GTGGACAAAAAGCAAGTATGCCTACTTAAACCAGCCAGCCATCAAGTCCATGGATCCTTCCAAAAGAAGAACTTCCACTTACATTCCCAATTGTTTACATTATAAGCCCACTCCTTTATATCCTACATCCCTTGGTGTGTTTTAG
- the LOC115994474 gene encoding uncharacterized protein At4g08330, chloroplastic, translating to MASVYSCTECGTNLNLSSAHLYPSDFYFEAGNKGTLSFSWVDSSKFRFEKEDKIRPFFETLNYWGIQRKRTKIICNSCGRVVGHVYDDGPPMTDSPGQFHMGPSQVIPRAPRYRIKTKALQITS from the coding sequence ATGGCTTCCGTCTACAGCTGCACGGAATGTGGGACAAACCTCAATCTGAGCTCAGCCCACCTCTACCCATCAGACTTTTACTTCGAGGCTGGGAACAAAGGCACACTTTCCTTCTCATGGGTCGACTCGTCCAAGTTCAGGTTCGAGAAAGAGGACAAGATCAGACCCTTTTTCGAGACTCTCAACTACTGGGGCATACAGAGGAAAAGGACCAAGATCATTTGCAATAGCTGTGGCCGTGTTGTTGGTCACGTGTACGATGATGGTCCTCCCATGACTGACAGTCCTGGTCAGTTTCACATGGGACCTAGCCAGGTCATTCCTAGAGCTCCCAGATATCGGATCAAGACCAAGGCGCTTCAGATCACATCCTAA